ttctttgtGGCATATTGCCAAAGCATCATGTTATACATATTTTTGAAACTGAATTCTTATATATTGTTTGCAGAATTTTATTCCATGGATGAATAATACATCTAAAACAGATTTATTGTGCAGGGAAATCATATGATATGTACTGTTTGGGTAATCAGGGAATGGAACCTTTTGCTTTTCTGCCAAGATCCTCAACATCTATGGGAGGTGGATATAACTGATCCCTCGAATTTGTTTTTTCTCGTTTTTGATGTTCTCTTTTAATTCTCTTAACTTGCAGATATGTCGGTTATATCTCAAAGTGAAGAATTGTCAATCATCAATATTTCAATCATATCGTAGAAAGCTCTCCTTTCTTTCAACATTTATCTTATAAGCCATTTGTCATTCTCACGAGATATCTGGGCACACCTCATGCACTCGATCAGTTGGCACATTTCCTTCTGGTTATACTTGGCACCTGCTTTATTGATTTTTAAACAGGACTGACAATAATATATCAATCAAATCTAAAATGGATACCCAAAAACAGTGCATGACAAGAGAGTTATGATTTTGGTTTATAGAATTCAAGAGTGTTAACTTTAATTATTTGAAGGTTGCAGTTCGAAAGATTTCCCGTCAAATTTGCCTTCTAAATGCTAAAACAGAAAATGGGAATGCACCTGGAAGAGCAGATAGCTCAGTTGGTTTGGTTTCCAAAACTCAAGACCATATAAAAAGTTAGTGCGTGTATTATTCTTTTCCCTTGAAGCTATAAAATTGTGCTCTATTTTTGTGTTATTTAGTTTCAATCAGTTTAAgcacatgtttcatttttctttttcaaatttccACAAGACTCACAAGTGAAATTCCTCTTTAGGAGAAGGTATATCTCAGGACCCGGGAAGATTAGTGGGGAGTGTCGGTCAGAAAGGTTCGCATGCTGTAAGTGGAATCACTTCTGAAGGTGAGGAACCTTCAACTAAGAAGAGGGCTAAGTTCTCTAAAGACGAAGGGATAAATGGGACACCAGCTGCTTCACGTTTGAGAAACTTGGAAGAAAGTGGGGCCTATGATTCTAGTTTGCAACAAAGTCAGAGCTATAAGACTAATGAAGTTAGAGTGGAATATTCCACTGGGATGAAAAAGAAAAAACGCAAGTCAAATAGTGAAGATTAATCATTATACAACTGTGATATTCCCTAGCGTTTTATATTGAAATGTTCCTAGGGTTTAATATTTTGCCCTAACCAGATGTAATGTTTCCTTTTTAATTTGACTGTTACAAATATTTCTGTTGCTTTAAATTCAGTTATCTTTCCCTCCGTTAGGGTGTTAACACACAATGCAAACTCTTATTGGTTTAAACAGGGACTATACATAATGAATAACAAGTAATTTCACAACTCTTACCTGCTACACCTCCCAGGGTATCAAGGACTCACAATGATGAATGTAAGGAAATCTGAAACAAATATGCAAACAGCAAACTGTGCTTAATGCAGATTTAAGCCTACAAACAACATAACTGTATTTACCCATGAATGACTTTTTCACCTGGAGGAAGGACTGGGTATCCAAAAGTGTGAAGATAAGTGCTACAGACCTCAGCACAGGATGTAGATCTGAATTTGAAGACTGGAGATATTCAGTACCTATGCCCAGATTTGGGACAGTGCTCCTAATGTATATGCGGATAGCTGTTCAAATATTTCTCTCTGCCCATGGAGTGCCTAGGATGTCAAGTTCTTCCAATGTTGTTAGGATCTGGGTGCTTGTTAATATACAATTATTGCCTGGTGTTCATTGTTGATTGGAGCTGGTGTTCCTTTCATGATTCATTCCAGCACAGAGGTTGTGGTATGCTCACCCACATGTGAGATTCCTTCAGATATGGTGGGAAAGCAATTTGGAAATGATTCGGCCAGCATCCTGTAGGACCTCATCTTTggtgcctcctaaaagatgcagtACCTCAATTATGGATAAAGGAAAGGCCACTGCACTCACACTTGACTTCTAGTCTGATGTCCTCCAGCACTTGTAACCTGAGAATGAACTGAATTCACTAATTAAGCCCAATCTGCAAACCCTGTGTGGATTTGCCAAGAACAGAGGTAGGGTTTTCGTCCTAACCTCAAAAATGCAGTTGAGGGTGTTCGTCCTTCTTGCACTGCTCAATGGAAAACTGACCAAAACTTGCTCCCCTTGAATGACCAAAATACTTTTATTTATACCTGATTGCCCTAACCAAAGCCAGGTCAGCCTCCAACATAACAACAAATTCGcgcccaaaaaatttcaaaattaagttggctctaaacatattattttatttaattaatatattaatatatataaatatattgttgAAAAACACTTATTTGTGTATACTATTTTAGGTCTCAGCTGGGAGACCAGGGAGGGACATGACAATCTTCCCCCCTCAAATTTTGCTTGTCCTCAAACAAAAGGCCTATTTATCCTAGGCACCGCTCCATAATTCTTGTGCCAAAGACATCATCTTCTGCTGCCACTCACTGCAACTTATCTAAAGACAAAGGGAAAATATATAACCATCCCACAATAAACTCCTTTTCGATCAAGTGCTCATTATGATATCTCCGCTGCTCCACTCTAATGTGACCGGAAATTGAAACTTCCATTTTCTTGCTTTGAAAAAGACAGCTTATAGCCTGTTGTTGCTGCCCTTCAGCATCCATGGAACATTCATCTATTACTTCAAATGGAGAAAAAATACAATTTTTATCAAAGACTTGCTTGATTTGATTAGCTAATGCAACACTCTGAATCTATATCCCTGACAACTTCAGTTTTAGGTACACAGCACACTCCACTTGTAACAGTTCTTGAAGATGGTGCATTCTCCACTTCCAAACCCTTAATTTGCTTGACAGTTGCATCTGATGAGTGATCCAAAAACTTTGGATCTTGAGTGATTCTCTGACTGCATCTATCTATGACTTCATGAGAAATGTTCTGCTGCACTATTTGCAGAATCAACTTTATATTCAGTTTCACAATCCATACAAAAGCACTTTATTGAATTTACAATTCTGTAAGTTTTCCACTCCATGAACCTTCCAGGATATTCTTTTGCATTGTGCACAGAATAAGAAGTTCTCAGATGACTTGCACGGGACACAATAGATAAGTCCTAATTTGTTCAGCAAGGTAAAAGGTTTCATTTGAGCAAGCAATGGAAAGTTTCAAACCCAGTGTTCCAACTTTTCTCGTTTAACAACCTTTGCCATTGAACAGATTGATTTCAGGCTGCCATTGAACAGATTGATTTCAGGCCTCTTTGAAATCCTGTCAATTTTTAAGTAGCATCTCAAAATCGGTAGAACTGTATCCCACTAGCTTACCTGATAAATCTTCTTTCAACCCAAGGTACTCCCTAATGCCAGCTGAATCTTCAGTGAAGAGCACATGGGATTTTGACGTCTCCTCCTGCTGAATTTTCTGCAGAAGGAGCCCCCTCTTATGAGCACACTTACTAAGCCAGTATGAAGAGATTTCACACATAACAAAAGCAAGTCCAATGTCTGCTTTCAATACTTCCTTGAGTTCAATGCATTGATTTCTCTCACTACCCTTTGCATTCCATTTGCCCAAAACAGCCCTTTCAGTGAGGCCTATATTGTCGTCCTTATTTTGTATTTTGTCAAATAACCTTCGTTCTTGTTGCTGCTCAGTTTTGCCTGTTAGATATAAAATACTGCTAGTAGCACTTTTGTCAGTTTGTAAgttatcatctacaaacaacatcttGTTTCCGTGGACAGTTTTGTGCATGTTCAATCTAAAAGCTTATTTAATTCTCTGTCTTAATGTTCCTTGTCTTTGTCTTTAGCTACAAGTTTCACCACAGGCTGCAATTATTTGGCCCATTACTCTACAGGCAGTTCCATCATCCTGGTTTTCCATCTTTTGACTAATCAGAATTAAATCCTTTGGTGACATATCTAACCCACATGCAGTAGCAATAGTTGTAGCTTCTAC
The nucleotide sequence above comes from Cryptomeria japonica chromosome 11, Sugi_1.0, whole genome shotgun sequence. Encoded proteins:
- the LOC131041106 gene encoding uncharacterized protein LOC131041106, giving the protein MENEDGRDAKCYKTPEEFREVEVEPLVKESLSDTTELWLIQMPLTQFEPADFQGKELSIKLPEAEGWMGSLENSRGKSYDMYCLGNQGMEPFAFLPRSSTSMGVRKISRQICLLNAKTENGNAPGRADSSVGLVSKTQDHIKREGISQDPGRLVGSVGQKGSHAVSGITSEGEEPSTKKRAKFSKDEGINGTPAASRLRNLEESGAYDSSLQQSQSYKTNEVRVEYSTGMKKKKRKSNSED